The genome window TGATATCGAAGCCGATTGAAGATGCCAAGAAGAAGGATAGGGCCATTATCAGGTAATAATTCCTTGCAGTCTCTATCTTCACCAAGGAAAATCTGTCGAAAAGGCTGCAATACAACTAAAACCACACAACTCATTTCATCCCCAAAAAGCGCATCCTCAAGGAATACTTCTTGTGGTGttctgaaaacaaaagaagcatcTTACAGGACAAGGGGAGCACGATTCAAATGGCCTTAACAAACGAACTCAAAATCCTTTTTCCGATGATGGACAGCTTCACCAAGAACTATCGCGGCTTGAGATTTATGGATAATACTTGCAAGCCTACTCGAACAGCTCGGAAAATGAGGAAGTAGACTCACTGAGTGGAGAAAACAAGAGGAAACGGCAGAAGGCGTGATATTGGATCAGCTATGATTATTCAAAATATGATATAGAGATCAGGAATCATCTTTCTTCTGCCCTGGTGTAGTTTCCACTTGGTCGGGACTGGTAGGTGGGCTGGTATTCTTTGCTGTCCTTTCTCTCAGTTGGCTCCTCACGTGAATACTACTTTCGCTTATCGTAGCTGCGCTTATAGTCCTCATCTCTGGCTCTGTACTTGTCGTATCTCTCGTCTTTTGCATAGCGGTCTGGCCTGTCGCCTTCTTTCTGATATCTCTCACCTTCCTTTTGATACCTATCACCTTCCTTTTGATATCTATCGCCTTCCTTTTGATATCTATCACCTTCCTTCTGGTACCTGTCGCCATCTTTTGGATATCTTTCCGCATCTTTTGAATATCTTTCGGCATCTTTGGAGTACCTATCATCTTTGGAATAGCGGTCACCTTCCTTTCCATCTTCGTATTTGCTGTGGCGGGGTGGCGATCTATCGTAATCACGATCCCGATGCCTATCCTTTTCGTACTTGTCGTATTTGTTGTAGTCCCTTCTGTCATCCTTCCTATCCTTTTGGTAATGGGCATACTTATCATCTCTCTCATCTCTGTCTCTGTACCTTCTATCATCGTAATATCTGTCCCTGTCATCTCGTCCATAGTCTCTCCTGTCCTTGTAGCGATCGTGGCGG of Nymphaea colorata isolate Beijing-Zhang1983 unplaced genomic scaffold, ASM883128v2 scaffold0560, whole genome shotgun sequence contains these proteins:
- the LOC116245174 gene encoding mRNA cap guanine-N7 methyltransferase-like; its protein translation is MRFDLLLKEVAYQKEFEFAGKFITILCVTPFIKLLDRGAYNHLPEGDFHNIQNYFGQEYPEERINYGNTRLDTRLNSILRDKDYYRHDRYKDRRDYGRDDRDRYYDDRRYRDRDERDDKYAHYQKDRKDDRRDYNKYDKYEKDRHRDRDYDRSPPRHSKYEDGKEGDRYSKDDRYSKDAERYSKDAERYPKDGDRYQKEGDRYQKEGDRYQKEGDRYQKEGERYQKEGDRPDRYAKDERYDKYRARDEDYKRSYDKRK